The following coding sequences lie in one Anomaloglossus baeobatrachus isolate aAnoBae1 chromosome 7, aAnoBae1.hap1, whole genome shotgun sequence genomic window:
- the LOC142246760 gene encoding olfactory receptor 1L1-like, producing MENKTAPKYFQIIPFYSKSEDTPYIFITLLTVYLMGLLINIVIIVVIYTDRRLHSPMYLFLINLSIIDIFFPTVIIPKVLYMLFTGIQTVSITQCFTQFYFYVLFGTTEDTLLFVMAYDRYVAICRPLHYHQLLSRRTCLGLVVTIWSSACLNSILITTQAFKITFCSANKIHHLFCDFKALFKISCGGLENFFNLVYFEIVVLGLCPFLCSLISYIKIITIIMHIKSQEGRRKVFSTCSSHVTVLLLYYTTASSVILTPTTKYSDVLEQICSVLYTTVTPMLNPLIYTLRNKEVKNAIQRLLKAL from the coding sequence ATGGAAAACAAGACCGCTCCTAAATATTTCCAAATTATACCCTTTTATTCCAAATCAGAGGACACCCCGTACATTTTTATCACACTATTGACTGTATACTTGATGGGATTATTGATAAATATAGTTATCATTGTAGTGATATACACTGATCGGCGGCTCCACTCCCCCATGTATCTGTTTCTCATTAATTTATCCATCATTGATATCTTTTTCCCGACTGTCATCATTCCGAAAGTTCTCTACATGCTTTTCACTGGTATTCAAACCGTGTCAATTACACAATGTTTCACCCAGTTTTACTTTTACGTCTTATTTGGCACCACAGAAGACACCCTATTGTTTGTAATGGCTTATGACCGGTATGTTGCGATCTGTAGACCCTTACATTATCATCAGCTTTTGAGTAGGAGGACATGTTTGGGGCTCGTTGTTACCATTTGGTCTTCAGCCTGTTTGAATTCAATCTTAATTACAACGCAAGCCTTCAAGATAACCTTCTGCAGCGCCAACAAGATCCACCATCTATTCTGTGATTTTAAGGCTCTGTTTAAGATCTCCTGCGGAGGCTTGGAGAACTTCTTCAATCTGGTCTACTTTGAAATTGTAGTATTGGGGCTTTGTCCATTCTTGTGCAGTTTAATCTCATATATAAAAATAATTACCATTATCATGCATATTAAATCACAGGAGGGAAGAAGAAAGGTCTTCTCCACATGTTCTTCTCATGTTACCGTCCTCCTCCTCTACTACACCACAGCCTCGTCTGTCATATTGACCCCAACCACAAAGTACTCTGACGTCTTAGAGCAAATCTGTTCGGTGCTATACACAACTGTGACCCCCATGTTAAACCCTCTCATTTACACACTTCGCAATAAAGAAGTAAAGAATGCCATTCAAAGATTATTAAAAGCTCTTTAA
- the LOC142246761 gene encoding olfactory receptor-like protein DTMT, with protein sequence MFLSNDYTLSFTQCFVQMYFFLHVATTEDLLLFIMAYDRYVAICKPLHYHRMLSKKNCILLMVVAWVTGCLNSAFATLTSSNICLYTNTVPQFFCEFKAFGKISCPNAGFQLFTYMEAVIFGFGPFFCSILSYIMVIIVILHMKSSDGRRKAFSTCSSHLIVLSMFYGTWMSVYIMPPLKDPRVFELTLSILYSTITPMLNPLIYSVRNKDVKRALLKMVGIKVK encoded by the coding sequence ATGTTTCTAAGCAATGATTACACCTTGTCCTTCACCCAATGCTTCGTCCAGATGTACTTCTTCCTACATGTGGCCACAACGGAGGATCTTCTGCTCTTCATTATGGCTTATGATCGATACGTTGCCATCTGTAAACCTCTACATTATCATAGAATGTTGAGTAAAAAGAACTGTATCCTGCTCATGGTAGTTGCTTGGGTTACCGGTTGTTTAAATTCAGCTTTCGCAACCTTAACATCATCTAATATATGTTTATATACTAATACAGTCCCTCAGTTCTTCTGTGAATTCAAAGCCTTTGGCAAAATCTCCTGTCCCAATGCTGGTTTTCAGCTTTTTACCTACATGGAAGCTGTAATATTTGGCTTTGGCCCCTTTTTCTGCAGTATATTATCTTATATTATGGTCATCATCGTGATCTTACACATGAAATCTAGTGATGGAAGAAGAAAGGCTTTCTCCACCTGCTCGTCCCACCTTATAGTCCTCAGTATGTTCTATGGGACATGGATGTCCGTGTACATAATGCCACCATTAAAAGATCCCCGGGTCTTTGAACTGACACTTTCTATTCTGTATTCAACTATTACTCCCATGTTAAACCCTCTGATATACAGTGTACGGAATAAAGATGTAAAAAGGGCTCTACTGAAAATGGTGGGCATCAAAGTCAAATGA